One genomic window of Ruminococcus gauvreauii includes the following:
- a CDS encoding SPFH domain-containing protein, which translates to MKEKVLSNKKNGMPALLLTVFLYLAAVAGCVIGGIMVSKERTAAVLIVSIVWLSIGWFPLMGLKVLKPQEALVLTLFGKYTGTLKDAGFYYVNPFSTSVNPAAKTKLNQSGDVDSGEKRPLSLSINGSAVNTESVNKKLSLKIMTLNNNRQKINDCLGNPVEIGIAVTWRVIDTAQAVFNVDNYKEYLSLQCDGALRNIVRNYPYDVAPNVDTTGDGIADEGSLRGSSEIVASRIRDEIQKKVTDAGLEVIEARITYLAYAPEIAAVMLQRQQASAIIDARKMIVDGAVGMVEMALERLNENQVVDLDEERKAAMVSNLLVVLCGSHDAQPIVNSGSLY; encoded by the coding sequence ATGAAAGAAAAAGTATTATCAAACAAAAAGAATGGCATGCCGGCGCTGCTTCTTACCGTTTTCCTCTATCTGGCAGCCGTGGCAGGATGTGTCATCGGGGGAATCATGGTCAGCAAAGAGAGGACAGCCGCCGTACTGATCGTATCTATTGTATGGCTGTCGATCGGATGGTTTCCGCTGATGGGACTCAAGGTCCTGAAACCTCAGGAGGCTCTGGTTCTGACCCTGTTCGGCAAATATACCGGTACACTCAAGGACGCAGGGTTTTATTATGTCAATCCTTTCAGCACAAGTGTCAATCCGGCTGCCAAAACGAAATTAAATCAAAGCGGTGATGTTGACAGCGGAGAAAAGCGTCCGCTATCGCTGTCAATCAATGGCAGTGCAGTAAATACGGAAAGTGTTAATAAGAAACTCTCACTGAAGATTATGACGCTGAATAACAACCGCCAGAAAATTAATGACTGTCTCGGCAATCCCGTTGAAATCGGCATCGCTGTGACGTGGAGAGTCATCGATACCGCACAGGCAGTTTTTAATGTAGACAATTATAAAGAATATCTGTCTCTGCAGTGTGACGGAGCGCTCAGGAACATTGTGCGTAATTATCCTTACGATGTAGCGCCGAATGTCGATACCACAGGAGACGGCATCGCTGACGAAGGAAGTCTCAGAGGTTCCAGCGAGATTGTGGCTTCCCGTATCCGGGATGAAATACAGAAAAAAGTAACGGATGCAGGTCTCGAAGTGATCGAAGCCCGCATTACTTATCTGGCTTATGCCCCTGAGATCGCTGCTGTAATGCTTCAGAGACAGCAGGCTTCTGCGATCATTGATGCCAGAAAGATGATCGTCGACGGTGCTGTCGGCATGGTGGAAATGGCACTGGAACGCCTGAATGAAAATCAAGTGGTGGATTTAGATGAAGAGAGAAAGGCTGCAATGGTATCTAATCTTCTGGTCGTGCTCTGCGGCAGTCATGATGCACAGCCCATCGTGAATTCGGGCAGTCTGTATTAA
- a CDS encoding sensor histidine kinase, translating into MENKKMFRELNTVRKKVLLLSKLTGGTIVIFYLITSELPADHNIAFWSWFVLMIGVILGVDFMLGKMISKPLKEIRDTARRMAELDFTAHCTVHTKDEFGELSQSLNKMSANLQEALEQRKELADSLSHEMKTPLGLIRAYTEGLKEETDEQKKLQYMDSILSAADRMNDLIVSLLELSALESGAAKLTEERFDFIELAETVAGRLLVDAPGINFSFSYELPEQKVFVLADKRRMEQVVGNLIENAKKYVRPGGEIRLTIACAERHLDFSIFNHGDVIPERELPRIWEKFYRGENSASGGSGLGLAMAAQILSLYHAPYGVRNHTDGVEFHFRFSTIL; encoded by the coding sequence ATGGAAAACAAGAAAATGTTCCGAGAGCTGAATACGGTCCGGAAGAAGGTCCTGCTGCTCTCAAAACTGACCGGCGGAACAATTGTGATATTTTATCTGATCACTTCGGAACTGCCGGCAGATCACAACATAGCTTTCTGGAGCTGGTTTGTCTTAATGATCGGTGTAATCCTTGGGGTTGATTTCATGCTGGGAAAAATGATATCAAAACCACTGAAAGAGATCAGGGATACCGCCCGTCGAATGGCAGAGCTGGATTTTACCGCACACTGTACGGTTCACACGAAGGACGAATTTGGTGAGCTGTCACAGAGCCTGAACAAAATGTCTGCTAATCTGCAGGAGGCGCTGGAACAGAGAAAAGAACTGGCGGACAGCCTGTCGCATGAGATGAAGACACCGCTCGGCCTGATCAGGGCTTATACGGAGGGGTTAAAGGAAGAGACGGATGAACAAAAGAAACTGCAGTACATGGATTCCATCCTGTCGGCTGCGGACCGCATGAACGATCTGATCGTCTCGCTGCTTGAGCTCTCCGCACTGGAGTCAGGTGCTGCAAAACTTACAGAGGAACGTTTTGATTTCATAGAACTTGCAGAGACCGTTGCCGGACGTTTATTGGTCGATGCACCGGGGATCAATTTTAGTTTTTCTTATGAACTGCCGGAACAAAAAGTGTTTGTTCTGGCGGATAAGCGCCGCATGGAACAAGTAGTGGGCAATCTGATTGAAAACGCGAAAAAGTATGTTCGTCCGGGCGGGGAAATCCGGCTGACGATTGCATGCGCAGAACGGCATCTTGATTTTTCCATATTTAATCATGGAGATGTAATACCCGAAAGGGAACTGCCCAGGATATGGGAAAAGTTTTATCGCGGAGAGAACTCCGCAAGCGGCGGTTCCGGACTGGGACTTGCCATGGCTGCTCAGATTCTCTCCCTGTATCATGCTCCTTACGGCGTCCGAAATCACACGGACGGAGTGGAATTTCACTTTCGTTTTTCAACAATTTTATAA
- a CDS encoding ABC transporter permease: MTGLRYQLKNVWRDKMCILTFLLPIAAAFAINLLSGAGFSSVYETSFGILSGDLREECIAWLESNGRVTVFDTTESLYDGVNDPATQMIGVLSDGDGIKTILSGDELRINTVIADTLPGLFENRDTADVCGRTVIPAGGSSDSLKSLLIVITLVTAMFMGCTFNAMSMIGEKEDGITFINEILPISAADYMIQKIILGFAGGILSAAAAAAVCMRIEVRQLISFVCVLILSAFLAALTGLFIGRISGGLMIGIIYIKIFMLLYIAPPIMFYLTIPSDSTARIWTYLLPSSAAFYGLMDLQSGQTQGVWTALAALLVHCVVWTLIYLSANTLYGRYSHFYKGRSSTER; encoded by the coding sequence GTGACCGGACTGAGATATCAGCTTAAAAATGTCTGGCGGGATAAAATGTGTATTCTGACGTTTCTGCTGCCAATCGCTGCTGCATTTGCCATCAATCTGTTGTCAGGTGCCGGCTTTTCATCTGTCTATGAGACATCGTTCGGCATTCTCTCAGGCGATCTGCGCGAAGAGTGCATCGCCTGGCTGGAAAGCAACGGACGCGTGACCGTATTTGATACGACAGAGTCGTTATACGACGGTGTCAATGATCCGGCAACTCAGATGATCGGTGTTCTTTCGGACGGCGATGGGATCAAAACGATTCTCTCCGGGGACGAACTGAGGATAAATACCGTTATCGCTGATACGCTTCCCGGGCTTTTCGAGAATCGTGATACGGCAGATGTGTGCGGCAGGACAGTCATTCCTGCGGGAGGAAGCAGCGACAGCCTGAAATCACTCCTGATTGTGATAACGCTGGTCACTGCCATGTTCATGGGGTGTACATTTAATGCGATGAGTATGATCGGTGAAAAAGAAGACGGGATCACCTTTATCAACGAGATACTGCCGATATCGGCTGCAGATTATATGATCCAGAAAATAATACTGGGGTTCGCCGGGGGCATCCTGTCGGCAGCGGCGGCAGCGGCTGTCTGCATGAGAATCGAAGTCCGGCAGCTCATTTCCTTCGTATGCGTGCTCATCCTGTCGGCATTCCTTGCAGCGCTGACAGGACTGTTTATCGGACGTATTTCGGGGGGACTGATGATCGGTATCATTTATATCAAGATTTTCATGCTCCTGTATATTGCTCCTCCTATCATGTTTTATCTGACCATCCCTTCAGACAGCACTGCGAGGATATGGACATATCTGCTGCCTTCCAGCGCAGCATTTTACGGTCTGATGGATCTGCAGTCCGGACAGACTCAGGGGGTGTGGACTGCACTGGCTGCACTGCTTGTGCACTGTGT
- a CDS encoding putative signal transducing protein, which yields MERSPVKIFTAQDNLQAEMILNELKDSGIPAYKKDLGNAGILNIYAGNSKYGEDIFVADTDVQQALQILEGMGLI from the coding sequence ATGGAACGCAGCCCGGTTAAAATATTTACCGCACAGGATAATCTGCAGGCGGAGATGATTTTGAATGAGTTAAAAGACAGCGGAATTCCCGCATACAAAAAGGATTTGGGAAACGCGGGGATTCTGAATATATACGCAGGCAATTCAAAATATGGCGAGGACATTTTTGTGGCGGATACGGATGTTCAGCAGGCGCTTCAAATTTTAGAAGGTATGGGGCTGATATAG
- a CDS encoding ABC transporter permease yields the protein MMRRIFCSLLKKDFRLMLSSKFLLLAAGSLILYSCYINFVFVNTDQDIYPVYLYDPHNTQETVSENVVMAAGMDELKEACADGYAVGIDASGSSPEIYMVSSGVYSTDNYRAAWALSRLSPEHVTRADLIGTDSKEMKNRREITAEVLFFELAAVGFLGLASMLFKEKQMGVIRVHGILPVSTAAFILSKLCIFLMSDLVFVIFLTLVNLGVQEGTAVLPAVLVQSGILSLIMALVGFLCAVRLPDFKQFSLLYLVLAVFITTPVFLAGQTGAALSLIRYHPMYHMFMAVKNAYFLEPSASVLYYFSCAAAVVLLYCLVYRALVHEMVKEG from the coding sequence ATGATGCGCAGGATATTTTGTTCATTGTTAAAAAAGGACTTCCGATTGATGCTGTCCAGTAAATTTCTGCTGCTCGCCGCAGGTTCTCTGATTCTTTATTCCTGTTACATCAACTTTGTCTTTGTGAATACAGACCAGGACATTTATCCGGTTTATCTGTATGACCCTCACAATACGCAGGAGACGGTGTCTGAGAATGTGGTCATGGCTGCCGGCATGGATGAACTGAAAGAGGCATGTGCGGATGGATATGCTGTCGGCATCGACGCTTCAGGCAGCAGCCCGGAAATCTATATGGTATCATCCGGTGTGTATAGTACGGACAATTACCGGGCGGCCTGGGCGCTGTCCAGATTGAGTCCCGAACACGTAACACGGGCGGATCTCATCGGTACTGACAGCAAGGAGATGAAAAACCGCAGGGAGATCACGGCAGAAGTTCTGTTTTTTGAACTGGCTGCTGTCGGTTTTCTGGGACTGGCGTCCATGCTGTTTAAGGAAAAACAGATGGGTGTGATCCGGGTTCACGGCATACTCCCGGTGAGTACTGCGGCGTTTATACTGTCGAAGTTATGCATTTTCCTGATGTCTGACCTGGTGTTTGTCATCTTCCTGACGCTTGTCAACCTCGGAGTGCAGGAGGGAACAGCAGTACTGCCCGCCGTACTGGTACAATCCGGTATTTTGTCTCTGATTATGGCGCTCGTTGGTTTCCTGTGTGCGGTGCGGCTGCCTGATTTTAAACAGTTTTCACTTTTATATCTGGTGCTTGCTGTATTCATCACGACTCCGGTGTTTCTCGCAGGACAGACCGGGGCTGCGCTGAGCCTGATCAGGTATCATCCGATGTATCATATGTTCATGGCAGTCAAGAACGCATACTTTCTGGAACCGTCTGCATCGGTTCTCTATTATTTTTCCTGTGCGGCAGCAGTCGTTCTGTTATATTGCCTGGTGTACAGAGCACTTGTCCATGAGATGGTAAAGGAGGGGTAA
- a CDS encoding response regulator transcription factor, with product MAVILIAEDEKEMQSIIVDFLNRGGHSCIPADDGIDAVTILKHHPVDLVILDIMMPHIDGFAVCRLAREMYDIPIMFLTAKSDEDDKLKGYEYGADDYMTKPFSPKILLAKVNALLRRSKMSDQKDVLMAGEIVLQPVSHTVTVSGEVVGLTHKEYELLLFFIRNKDQVFSREQLLNRIWGYDFEGSTRTVDTHIKTLRQKLGNEGRHIVTLIRSGYKFEV from the coding sequence ATGGCGGTGATTCTGATCGCGGAAGATGAAAAAGAGATGCAGAGCATTATTGTTGATTTTTTAAATCGGGGCGGTCATTCCTGCATTCCTGCCGATGACGGTATTGATGCAGTCACCATCCTGAAGCATCATCCGGTGGATTTGGTCATCCTGGATATCATGATGCCGCACATCGACGGTTTTGCGGTCTGCCGTCTTGCGCGTGAAATGTACGATATACCGATTATGTTCCTGACAGCCAAAAGTGACGAGGATGATAAGCTGAAAGGATATGAATACGGTGCGGACGACTATATGACGAAACCATTCAGTCCCAAAATTCTTCTGGCAAAGGTGAATGCATTGCTGCGCCGTTCTAAAATGTCTGACCAAAAAGATGTGCTTATGGCGGGTGAGATTGTACTGCAGCCGGTATCCCACACCGTTACCGTATCCGGAGAAGTTGTCGGATTAACGCATAAAGAGTATGAGCTGCTGCTGTTTTTTATCAGAAATAAAGATCAGGTATTTTCCAGGGAACAGCTGCTGAACCGTATCTGGGGTTATGATTTCGAGGGAAGTACGAGAACTGTCGATACGCATATAAAAACACTGCGTCAAAAGCTTGGAAATGAGGGGCGTCACATTGTTACGCTGATACGCTCCGGCTATAAATTCGAGGTATAG
- a CDS encoding ABC transporter ATP-binding protein — translation MIRVNDLTFSYRKNKQTLHGLTFTVSEGEIFGFLGPNGSGKSTTQKILTGVLKGYGGHVQVFGQELGHERKKFQEKTGVLFEFPYLYTNLSALDNLNYFASFYPREQCRDARELLDKLEFKRDYLKKPVASYSKGMRQRVSMARALINNPKLLFLDEPTSGLDPAGAVLFRSIIREEKEKGTTIFLTTHNMMDADLLCDRVAFIADGNIKALGAPWKLKRENSSHLQEPTLEDVYMKYTGRGLE, via the coding sequence ATGATAAGGGTCAATGATTTAACGTTTTCTTATCGGAAAAACAAACAGACACTTCATGGGCTGACATTTACGGTATCAGAAGGAGAAATTTTTGGATTTCTGGGTCCAAACGGTTCCGGAAAATCCACAACACAGAAGATTTTAACGGGTGTTCTTAAAGGCTACGGAGGTCATGTTCAGGTATTCGGACAGGAGCTGGGGCATGAGAGAAAAAAATTCCAGGAAAAAACGGGGGTGCTTTTCGAATTTCCATATCTGTATACAAATCTGAGTGCACTCGATAATCTTAATTATTTTGCATCTTTCTATCCCAGGGAACAGTGCAGGGATGCCAGGGAGCTGCTGGATAAACTGGAATTTAAGAGAGATTATCTGAAAAAGCCGGTTGCCTCCTATTCGAAAGGCATGAGGCAGCGGGTCAGTATGGCAAGGGCGCTGATTAATAATCCAAAACTGTTGTTTCTGGATGAACCGACAAGCGGGCTCGACCCCGCAGGGGCGGTGCTTTTCCGCAGCATCATACGGGAAGAAAAAGAGAAGGGGACCACCATCTTTTTGACGACGCATAATATGATGGATGCGGACCTGTTGTGCGACCGGGTTGCGTTTATTGCAGATGGGAATATCAAAGCGTTGGGGGCACCCTGGAAACTGAAAAGAGAAAACAGCAGCCATTTACAGGAACCAACTCTGGAAGATGTATATATGAAGTACACCGGGAGGGGGCTGGAATGA
- a CDS encoding PTS ascorbate transporter subunit IIC → MADTKKKQIPLRLSAKLYDALAAWAEDDFRSVNGQIEYLLTECVRQRKKNGKYVSEHLDEPIELDIE, encoded by the coding sequence ATGGCAGATACAAAGAAAAAGCAGATACCGCTGAGACTTTCGGCAAAGTTGTACGATGCCCTTGCAGCCTGGGCAGAGGATGACTTCCGTTCCGTGAATGGGCAGATCGAGTATTTGCTTACAGAATGTGTTCGCCAGCGGAAAAAGAACGGGAAATATGTATCTGAGCATTTAGATGAACCCATTGAACTGGATATTGAATAA
- a CDS encoding nuclear transport factor 2 family protein, with product MNLHYSDEEQIKNLLDGYFGAVKHADIKKLRTIFSEEAAMYGYLGDARLSGTPEPFFQDLASKPSMAEQGIDCRYVVTSIHVTGKIATASIAVDNFFGAAYVEDYFHLVKSDDTWKIVCKTFTTL from the coding sequence ATGAATTTACATTATTCAGATGAGGAACAAATTAAGAATTTGCTGGACGGATATTTTGGAGCAGTCAAACATGCCGATATTAAAAAACTCAGAACCATTTTTTCAGAAGAGGCTGCCATGTACGGATATCTGGGAGACGCCCGTTTATCCGGTACTCCCGAGCCATTTTTTCAGGATCTTGCCTCCAAACCATCCATGGCAGAACAGGGGATAGACTGTCGGTATGTCGTTACCTCTATTCATGTGACAGGCAAGATAGCTACGGCATCCATCGCAGTCGATAATTTTTTTGGTGCAGCATACGTGGAAGACTATTTCCACCTGGTAAAGTCGGATGACACCTGGAAGATCGTATGTAAAACTTTTACGACGTTATAG
- the leuS gene encoding leucine--tRNA ligase — protein MAVPYNHRAIETKWRENWEKHPVNVDDGKKEKYYCLDMFPYPSGNGLHVGHWRGYVISDVWSRYKMLNGYYLIHPMGWDAFGLPAENYAIKMGVHPAKSTAENVSNIKKQINDIAAIYDWDMEVNTTDPEFYKWTQWIFVKMFKEGLAYEKEFPINWCPSCKTGLANEEVVNGKCERCGAEVTKKNLRQWMLKITAYADRLLNDLDKLDWPEKVKKMQSDWIGKSYGAEVDFPVDGRDEKITVYTTRPDTLYGATFMVLAPEHELAAALATEEKRAEVEKYIYDASMKSNVDRLQDKEKTGVFTGSYAINPLNGEKTPIWLSDYVLADYGTGAIMCVPAHDDRDFEFAKKFDIPIVQVIAKDGVEIENMTEAYTEAAGTMINSGEWNGMESAVLKKEAPHIIEKRGLGKATVNYKLRDWVFSRQRYWGEPIPIIHCPKCGNVPVPEEDLPLRLPEVDSYEPTGTGESPLAAIDEWVNCKCPVCGADAKRETNTMPQWAGSSWYFLRYVDSKNTEELVSKEKAHKYLPVDMYIGGVEHAVLHLLYSRFYTKFLYDIGAVDFEEPFTKLFNQGMITGKNGIKMSKSKGNVVSPDDLVRDYGCDSLRMYELFVGPPELDAEWDDRGIDGVYRFLNRFWKLAADSCEAGAAETKEMVKLRHKLVFDITQRLESFSLNTVISGFMEYNNKFIELAKKTGGIDKETMETFIILLAPFAPHITEELWEMYGHTESVFESRWPKHDEEAMKDDEIEIPVQINGKTRGVVSVPADVSKEDAIAAGKEVIADKLTGNIVKEIYVPGKIINIVQK, from the coding sequence ATGGCAGTACCTTATAACCACAGAGCGATCGAGACAAAGTGGCGCGAAAACTGGGAGAAACATCCCGTGAATGTTGATGATGGAAAAAAAGAAAAGTATTATTGTCTGGATATGTTTCCGTATCCGTCCGGAAACGGGCTTCATGTCGGACACTGGAGAGGATATGTGATTTCTGACGTGTGGAGCCGTTACAAGATGCTCAACGGTTACTACCTGATTCATCCGATGGGGTGGGACGCATTCGGACTGCCGGCAGAGAATTATGCCATTAAGATGGGCGTTCATCCGGCAAAGTCCACGGCAGAGAATGTCAGCAATATCAAAAAGCAGATCAATGACATTGCAGCAATCTATGACTGGGACATGGAAGTCAACACGACGGATCCCGAATTCTATAAATGGACCCAGTGGATTTTTGTGAAAATGTTCAAGGAAGGCCTGGCATACGAAAAAGAATTTCCGATCAACTGGTGTCCGTCCTGTAAGACCGGACTTGCGAACGAGGAAGTGGTAAACGGCAAGTGCGAGCGCTGCGGTGCCGAGGTGACCAAGAAAAATCTGCGCCAGTGGATGCTGAAGATCACCGCATACGCAGACCGCCTGCTGAATGACCTGGACAAGCTTGACTGGCCGGAAAAGGTAAAGAAGATGCAGTCAGACTGGATCGGCAAATCCTACGGCGCGGAAGTTGATTTTCCGGTTGACGGACGAGACGAGAAGATCACGGTCTATACGACAAGACCGGATACACTTTACGGTGCGACTTTTATGGTACTGGCTCCGGAACATGAACTGGCGGCTGCGCTGGCGACAGAAGAAAAGAGGGCGGAAGTAGAAAAATATATCTATGATGCGTCCATGAAATCAAACGTTGACAGGCTTCAGGATAAAGAAAAAACAGGCGTTTTCACTGGAAGCTATGCGATCAATCCGCTGAACGGTGAAAAGACTCCGATCTGGCTGTCTGACTACGTACTGGCAGACTACGGTACCGGTGCGATCATGTGTGTTCCCGCACATGACGACCGTGACTTTGAGTTTGCGAAGAAATTTGACATTCCGATCGTTCAGGTTATCGCGAAAGACGGCGTGGAAATCGAGAATATGACGGAGGCTTACACGGAGGCCGCGGGAACCATGATCAATTCCGGCGAATGGAACGGCATGGAGTCCGCAGTCCTGAAAAAAGAGGCACCGCATATCATCGAAAAGCGCGGTCTCGGCAAAGCTACCGTGAATTACAAGCTGCGCGACTGGGTATTCTCCAGACAGCGTTACTGGGGAGAACCGATTCCGATCATTCACTGTCCGAAGTGCGGCAATGTGCCGGTTCCGGAAGAAGATCTCCCGCTTCGCCTGCCGGAGGTAGATTCTTATGAGCCAACAGGAACAGGAGAGTCGCCGCTTGCCGCCATCGATGAATGGGTGAACTGCAAATGCCCGGTCTGTGGCGCAGATGCAAAACGCGAGACAAACACCATGCCTCAGTGGGCTGGTTCCTCCTGGTATTTCCTGCGCTATGTGGACAGCAAAAACACGGAAGAACTCGTATCCAAAGAAAAGGCACATAAATACCTGCCGGTTGACATGTATATCGGCGGTGTGGAGCACGCGGTTCTTCATCTGCTGTATTCCAGGTTCTATACAAAATTCCTGTATGACATCGGGGCTGTTGATTTTGAGGAACCGTTCACGAAACTGTTTAACCAGGGCATGATCACCGGAAAAAATGGCATTAAGATGAGTAAGTCCAAGGGAAATGTCGTATCACCGGATGATCTTGTGCGCGATTATGGCTGCGATTCCCTGCGTATGTATGAACTGTTTGTAGGGCCGCCTGAACTCGACGCCGAGTGGGATGACCGCGGAATCGACGGAGTCTACCGTTTCCTGAACCGCTTCTGGAAGCTGGCAGCCGACAGCTGCGAGGCCGGTGCTGCCGAGACGAAGGAGATGGTAAAGCTGCGTCACAAGCTGGTGTTTGACATTACGCAGCGTCTGGAGAGTTTCAGCCTGAATACGGTAATCTCCGGCTTCATGGAATATAACAATAAGTTCATCGAACTGGCAAAGAAGACAGGCGGTATCGATAAGGAAACGATGGAGACATTCATCATTCTGCTCGCTCCGTTTGCACCGCATATCACAGAAGAGCTGTGGGAAATGTACGGACACACGGAATCTGTATTTGAGAGCCGCTGGCCGAAACACGATGAAGAGGCCATGAAGGACGATGAGATCGAGATTCCGGTTCAGATCAACGGAAAGACCAGAGGTGTGGTATCCGTGCCTGCTGATGTCTCAAAAGAAGACGCCATTGCTGCAGGCAAGGAAGTGATTGCCGACAAGCTGACCGGGAATATCGTGAAAGAAATCTATGTTCCGGGTAAGATCATTAACATCGTGCAGAAATAA